From Planctomycetia bacterium, a single genomic window includes:
- a CDS encoding Ppx/GppA family phosphatase, whose product MTRSPDQQQILLSPDLSHRLAAIDIGSNSLRLIVAEALRDGNYRVIDEEKETTRLAGKLSSTGKLDPEAVERAVSALARMKRIAEGSQVQELRVIATCAVREAEDGEEFRKRIKNEVGLDIEVISAEQEAHLAFFSVARGFKLEGIDAAIADIGGGSTEIILSSGNIVEAVCTTPLGAVRLTEMFANADGLIDDEYSRMSAWIDRELRRRTKHAILRPHLLIGSGGTFTSLAEMVAAAKGQTLSNVRGYEVTRAEVSHLADRLRKMPLRARKNMPGLSPDRADIIPAGVIIIDRLMQHFQVNRVQIHDRGVRDGLLLTMIDRSLGRPSENPHDQEAAIERFAVSCRTDIEHGRQVSKLAGMMLSQLIGRFDLTTKDRPILEAAARLQDVGYLINYDQHHKHSYHLILNSRLAGFSPHDLELIANVARYHRGGLPKKKHGHFRRLAKEDRKRVRKLAGILRIAGGLDRSNSRNVQAIQLAGQDSALALHVFANENPDVDIWAAQRRTELFEKAFATTLTIDWHDPNRPASGKVAASPSTTTDGPNAPTPSTTPTPDTELDPQHEVRQSDAPVIPVTDSTAEPAASASPAKSAKPRGLKSSKRKAKGT is encoded by the coding sequence ATGACTCGCTCCCCCGACCAACAACAAATCCTTCTTTCGCCCGATTTGTCGCATCGCTTAGCGGCGATCGATATCGGCTCGAACAGTTTGCGCCTCATCGTGGCCGAGGCGCTGCGCGACGGCAACTACCGCGTGATCGACGAAGAAAAGGAAACGACGCGACTCGCAGGGAAGCTCAGCTCGACGGGCAAGCTCGATCCCGAAGCGGTCGAACGCGCCGTCTCGGCGTTGGCGCGCATGAAGCGCATCGCCGAAGGTTCGCAAGTACAAGAACTGCGCGTCATCGCCACCTGCGCCGTGCGCGAGGCGGAAGACGGTGAAGAGTTTCGCAAGCGGATCAAGAATGAGGTCGGTCTCGATATCGAAGTAATCTCCGCGGAGCAAGAAGCGCATCTCGCGTTCTTCAGCGTCGCACGCGGTTTCAAGCTCGAAGGAATCGACGCTGCGATCGCCGATATCGGCGGCGGCAGCACCGAGATCATTCTCTCATCGGGCAACATCGTCGAAGCGGTTTGCACGACGCCGCTGGGAGCGGTTCGGCTTACGGAAATGTTCGCGAACGCCGACGGCCTGATCGATGACGAATACTCCCGCATGTCGGCTTGGATCGATCGAGAACTCCGCCGCCGTACGAAGCACGCAATCTTACGGCCCCATCTGCTCATCGGCTCGGGCGGCACCTTCACCTCGTTGGCCGAAATGGTCGCGGCGGCGAAGGGGCAGACCCTTTCCAACGTGCGCGGCTACGAAGTGACCCGCGCCGAAGTAAGCCATTTGGCCGATCGACTCCGCAAGATGCCGCTCCGCGCGCGAAAGAACATGCCGGGCCTGAGCCCGGATCGGGCCGATATCATTCCGGCCGGCGTCATCATCATCGATCGTTTGATGCAGCACTTCCAAGTCAACCGCGTACAGATCCACGACCGTGGCGTTCGCGATGGTTTGTTACTGACGATGATCGACCGTTCGCTCGGTCGACCGAGCGAGAACCCGCACGATCAAGAAGCGGCGATCGAGCGATTCGCCGTAAGCTGTCGGACCGATATCGAGCACGGACGCCAAGTATCGAAGCTCGCGGGCATGATGCTCTCGCAATTGATCGGCCGCTTCGATCTCACGACGAAAGACCGCCCGATACTGGAAGCCGCCGCGCGGCTGCAAGACGTCGGCTATCTGATCAATTACGATCAGCATCATAAACACAGCTACCATCTGATTCTCAATAGCCGACTCGCCGGCTTTTCGCCGCACGATCTCGAACTCATCGCCAACGTGGCCCGCTACCATCGCGGTGGCCTGCCGAAAAAGAAGCATGGGCACTTCCGCCGACTGGCGAAAGAAGATCGCAAGCGCGTTCGCAAACTCGCGGGCATCTTGCGCATCGCCGGCGGCTTAGATCGGAGCAACAGCCGCAATGTGCAAGCGATTCAACTCGCAGGCCAAGACTCGGCGCTCGCGCTGCATGTGTTCGCGAATGAAAACCCGGACGTCGATATTTGGGCCGCGCAGCGCCGCACCGAACTATTCGAGAAAGCATTCGCCACGACGCTCACGATCGATTGGCACGATCCGAATCGTCCGGCATCCGGAAAGGTAGCTGCAAGCCCATCGACGACGACGGACGGGCCGAACGCCCCGACACCAAGCACGACGCCGACGCCGGATACGGAACTCGACCCTCAGCACGAGGTCCGACAAAGTGACGCACCCGTCATTCCCGTAACTGATTCGACTGCAGAACCTGCGGCTTCCGCGTCGCCGGCGAAAAGCGCAAAGCCGCGAGGATTAAAGTCTTCCAAGCGAAAGGCGAAAGGAACTTAA
- a CDS encoding bifunctional riboflavin kinase/FAD synthetase, with translation MKLLRNLDELSTDLRGGAVSVGNFDGVHRGHARLAQNLREQAQRLGGPAVVFTFDPHPAWILRPRSAPMPLTWLDRKVQLLAELGIDAVVAYPTDEALLGLTAREFFDRILCDALGARALIEGANFCFGHDRTGTIDVLAQFAAEAGIALDVVDPVLLDGEVVSSSRVRRLVSTGKVDEAGRLLTRPYRIRGLVRHGAARGAKLGFPTANVDGVDTLVPGPGVYAGRAIVGTEAWPAAINIGPNPTFGEQAVKIEVHLIGFHGNLYGTLLEVDFLAPLREVKKFDGVEVLKAQLQRDIARTKELVAAAADRFATPLDDTAR, from the coding sequence GTGAAATTGCTCCGCAACCTCGACGAACTTTCGACCGATCTGCGGGGCGGAGCGGTGTCGGTCGGCAACTTCGACGGCGTGCATCGGGGGCATGCTCGTCTTGCGCAGAACTTACGCGAGCAAGCGCAACGGCTCGGCGGCCCGGCGGTCGTATTCACGTTCGATCCGCATCCGGCGTGGATCCTCCGCCCGCGATCGGCGCCGATGCCGCTCACTTGGCTCGATCGCAAAGTTCAGCTTTTGGCCGAGCTCGGCATCGATGCCGTGGTCGCGTACCCGACCGACGAGGCGTTGCTCGGGCTCACGGCGCGCGAGTTCTTCGATCGAATCTTATGCGATGCGCTGGGGGCTCGGGCCCTGATCGAAGGGGCCAACTTCTGCTTCGGTCACGACCGCACCGGGACGATCGACGTCCTCGCGCAGTTCGCCGCCGAAGCGGGGATCGCGCTCGACGTCGTCGATCCGGTGTTGCTCGATGGGGAGGTGGTGTCGAGTTCGCGCGTTCGGCGCTTGGTGTCGACGGGTAAAGTCGACGAAGCCGGCCGGTTGCTGACTCGCCCTTATCGGATTCGCGGCCTCGTCCGGCATGGCGCAGCGCGCGGCGCGAAGCTCGGTTTCCCGACCGCCAACGTCGACGGCGTCGATACGCTCGTCCCTGGGCCGGGTGTGTACGCGGGACGAGCGATCGTCGGGACCGAGGCGTGGCCGGCGGCGATCAACATCGGGCCCAATCCCACCTTCGGCGAGCAAGCGGTGAAGATCGAAGTTCATCTCATCGGCTTTCACGGCAATCTTTACGGTACGCTTTTGGAAGTCGATTTTCTTGCGCCGCTGCGCGAAGTAAAAAAGTTCGACGGCGTCGAGGTATTGAAGGCTCAATTGCAAAGAGACATCGCCCGGACGAAAGAGTTGGTCGCCGCGGCCGCCGATCGGTTTGCGACACCGCTCGACGACACGGCTCGGTAG
- a CDS encoding DHH family phosphoesterase — translation MINWSRFVEVVRTSKSFLLVSHIRPDCDALGSELGMCGVLEALGKEVVICNGQATPPNLAFIDPAKKIRALGVDRTIEQLQSIDTIMILDTSAWAQLGPMSDVIRASTAKKIVLDHHMSEDDLGAEPFKDVTAEATGRLVYDAARELGVKLTPEIAMPLFAAVATDTGWFRFGSTSSLTLDCASALITAGARPAQIYGWLYEQMTLAKLQLQGRTLAATTAELGGRLVHTRILREDFDATGALPSDTEDLINLTLQVAGTEAAVILVEQASGDFKVSFRSRGKVDCSKVSEQFGGGGHKAAAGATVRGPFETAQAKVLDAVKAAMR, via the coding sequence ATGATTAATTGGTCACGCTTCGTAGAAGTCGTTCGTACGTCGAAAAGCTTCTTGCTCGTCAGCCACATTCGGCCCGATTGCGATGCGCTGGGGAGCGAGTTGGGGATGTGCGGCGTACTGGAAGCGCTCGGCAAGGAAGTCGTGATCTGTAACGGGCAAGCCACGCCGCCGAATCTGGCGTTCATCGATCCCGCCAAGAAGATTCGCGCTCTCGGAGTCGATCGCACGATCGAGCAGTTGCAATCGATCGACACGATCATGATTCTCGATACGAGCGCCTGGGCGCAGCTCGGGCCGATGTCCGACGTCATTCGGGCAAGCACGGCGAAGAAGATCGTGCTCGACCATCACATGAGCGAAGACGATCTGGGAGCGGAGCCGTTCAAAGACGTCACGGCCGAAGCAACCGGTCGGCTGGTGTACGACGCGGCGCGCGAGCTCGGCGTGAAACTAACACCGGAGATCGCGATGCCGTTGTTCGCAGCCGTGGCGACCGACACCGGTTGGTTCCGCTTCGGTTCGACTTCTTCGCTCACGCTGGATTGCGCGTCGGCATTGATCACGGCCGGCGCACGGCCGGCGCAAATCTACGGTTGGCTATATGAGCAAATGACCTTGGCGAAGCTCCAACTGCAAGGGCGAACGCTCGCCGCAACGACGGCCGAACTGGGAGGCCGACTCGTGCATACACGCATCCTCCGCGAAGACTTCGACGCGACCGGGGCTCTTCCTTCGGACACGGAAGACCTGATTAACCTGACGCTCCAAGTCGCCGGCACCGAGGCGGCTGTGATTCTCGTCGAACAAGCGAGCGGCGATTTTAAGGTGAGTTTCCGAAGTCGCGGGAAGGTCGATTGCAGCAAGGTTTCGGAGCAGTTCGGCGGCGGCGGTCATAAGGCCGCGGCCGGAGCAACCGTGCGTGGTCCGTTCGAAACTGCGCAAGCCAAAGTGCTTGACGCCGTGAAAGCGGCGATGCGATAA
- a CDS encoding Rieske 2Fe-2S domain-containing protein, protein MSTAGEPPRRSFLMEFFAAAIGGVVGLVPLAAGALVYFDPLRRKKPAASAVPITSLDAIPDATNGDALIGIYKISANRQDAWNLYPNEPIGSVYLVVPKGTKEVKALNATCPHLGCFVDVNQSEGGYSFLCPCHTSAFHGDGSRIMPCVSPRDMDELVCKTEPNSDKSGYDVSVVFQNFQPGLAKKTPKT, encoded by the coding sequence ATGTCGACCGCCGGCGAGCCGCCGCGGCGCAGCTTTCTGATGGAGTTCTTCGCGGCGGCGATCGGCGGCGTCGTAGGTCTCGTGCCGTTGGCTGCCGGTGCGCTCGTCTATTTCGATCCCTTGCGGCGGAAGAAGCCCGCCGCTTCCGCCGTGCCGATCACATCGCTGGATGCCATCCCTGATGCGACGAACGGCGACGCGCTGATCGGCATCTATAAGATTTCGGCCAATCGCCAAGACGCTTGGAACCTGTATCCCAACGAGCCGATCGGCTCCGTCTACCTGGTCGTTCCCAAAGGAACGAAAGAAGTGAAAGCGCTGAATGCGACTTGTCCGCATCTCGGCTGCTTCGTCGACGTCAACCAAAGCGAAGGGGGCTACAGTTTCCTGTGCCCTTGCCATACGAGTGCGTTTCACGGCGACGGCAGCCGCATCATGCCGTGCGTATCGCCTCGCGATATGGACGAGCTCGTTTGCAAGACCGAGCCTAATTCCGACAAAAGCGGCTACGACGTCAGTGTCGTCTTTCAGAACTTTCAGCCCGGTTTGGCCAAGAAGACCCCTAAGACATGA
- a CDS encoding cytochrome b N-terminal domain-containing protein, with protein sequence MNSLYRWVEDRTGITALLHEALFERVPGGARWRYVWGSTLVFAFAVQMITGLFLWMAYSPSSQTAWESVYYIQHDMQFGWLLRGLHHYMAQTMVVLLVLHLFQVVIDGAYRAPREFNFWLGLILMQIVLGLALTGYLLPWDQRGYWSTGVATSLMSLVPFVGEQTQKLVVGGSDYGHHTLTRFFALHAGVLPALLVGFLVLHVAIFRKHGIHPKTLNPKKDCYFWPDQVLKDAVACLAVLLVVLFCIFMPVIFGHVDIETAKANPGANLGAHLTAPADPSNKFSAARPEWYFLFLFQFLKFFHGEDMERIGALYIPGAVMGFLFLMPILGHWKLGHRFNILFLFVLMGGAGFLTAQAWFDDNMAGVNRHANFLPGFEKTQEKLEASKGYLSAVRDADEEAHRAVELVSGPRGIPAAGAVSLLRTDAKTQGYRLFREKCSSCHNWSYKNDKGVLSGIISKSISAPNLYDFGSSAWIAGVLNPERIDMADYFGLTAHGTKGTAERKAKALAAKKEPPSDESMVAWVNENYSTQGKDKAEQERIANEVRAVSAALAAEAGIEGRMLVETKDLSSAQLKALLEQGRKVLASDDACAACHKFGSAGGLGTAPDLTGYGSKEWLRELIANPAHERFYADQNDRMPAFAKDRANPKNNQLTPQELDMLVDWLRGDWYKKSRAGE encoded by the coding sequence ATGAACTCGCTATACCGTTGGGTGGAAGATCGGACCGGCATCACGGCCTTGTTGCACGAGGCGCTGTTCGAGCGCGTGCCGGGCGGAGCGCGTTGGCGCTACGTCTGGGGCAGCACGCTCGTTTTCGCGTTCGCCGTGCAGATGATCACCGGGCTGTTTCTCTGGATGGCGTATAGCCCCAGCAGTCAAACGGCCTGGGAAAGCGTCTACTACATCCAGCACGATATGCAGTTCGGCTGGCTCTTGCGCGGCCTGCACCACTACATGGCCCAGACGATGGTCGTGTTGCTGGTGTTGCACTTGTTTCAAGTCGTCATCGACGGGGCTTACCGCGCGCCGCGCGAGTTTAATTTCTGGCTCGGCTTGATCCTGATGCAGATCGTGCTCGGGCTGGCGCTGACGGGCTACTTGCTCCCTTGGGATCAGCGCGGCTATTGGTCGACCGGCGTGGCGACGAGCTTGATGAGCTTGGTGCCGTTCGTCGGCGAGCAGACGCAAAAGCTCGTGGTCGGCGGCAGCGATTACGGCCATCACACGCTCACGCGCTTCTTCGCGTTGCATGCCGGCGTGCTGCCGGCGCTTTTGGTCGGTTTCCTGGTGTTGCACGTTGCGATTTTCCGCAAACACGGCATTCACCCTAAGACGCTGAACCCGAAGAAAGATTGTTACTTTTGGCCCGACCAAGTGCTGAAAGATGCCGTCGCTTGCTTGGCCGTGTTGCTGGTGGTGTTGTTCTGCATTTTCATGCCGGTGATCTTCGGGCATGTCGACATCGAGACCGCCAAGGCAAACCCAGGCGCGAATCTCGGGGCCCATCTGACGGCGCCGGCCGATCCCTCGAACAAGTTTTCCGCCGCCCGACCGGAATGGTATTTCCTGTTCTTGTTTCAGTTTTTGAAGTTCTTCCACGGCGAAGATATGGAGCGCATCGGCGCTTTGTATATTCCCGGCGCAGTGATGGGCTTTTTGTTTTTGATGCCGATCCTCGGTCATTGGAAGCTCGGACACCGATTCAACATCCTATTCCTCTTCGTGTTGATGGGGGGCGCCGGCTTCCTTACCGCGCAGGCCTGGTTCGACGACAACATGGCCGGCGTGAATCGACACGCGAACTTCCTGCCCGGCTTCGAGAAGACACAGGAGAAGCTCGAAGCCTCCAAAGGTTATCTCAGTGCCGTGCGCGATGCCGACGAAGAAGCACATCGGGCCGTGGAGCTAGTGAGCGGACCGCGTGGAATTCCCGCGGCCGGAGCGGTCTCCTTGCTGCGCACCGATGCCAAGACGCAAGGCTATCGACTGTTTCGCGAGAAGTGTTCTTCCTGCCACAATTGGTCGTATAAGAACGACAAGGGAGTTCTGTCCGGAATCATCTCCAAATCGATTTCGGCCCCCAATCTCTACGATTTCGGCTCCTCGGCGTGGATCGCAGGCGTCTTGAATCCGGAGCGGATCGACATGGCTGACTACTTCGGCCTGACCGCGCACGGCACGAAGGGAACCGCCGAGCGGAAGGCCAAGGCACTCGCCGCCAAGAAAGAGCCGCCGAGCGACGAAAGTATGGTCGCCTGGGTAAACGAAAACTATTCGACCCAAGGCAAGGATAAAGCCGAGCAAGAACGGATTGCAAACGAAGTGCGCGCCGTTTCCGCAGCCTTGGCCGCCGAGGCCGGCATCGAGGGTCGGATGCTCGTCGAGACGAAAGACTTGTCGAGTGCGCAGCTCAAGGCGCTGTTGGAACAAGGGCGTAAGGTGCTCGCGTCCGACGATGCGTGTGCCGCGTGCCACAAGTTCGGCAGCGCCGGCGGACTCGGAACCGCTCCCGACCTGACCGGCTACGGCTCGAAGGAATGGTTGCGCGAGTTGATCGCCAACCCTGCGCACGAGCGCTTCTATGCCGATCAAAACGACCGGATGCCGGCGTTCGCGAAAGATCGGGCGAACCCGAAGAACAACCAACTCACGCCGCAAGAGCTCGACATGCTCGTCGATTGGCTGCGCGGCGATTGGTACAAGAAGAGCCGCGCCGGCGAATGA
- the rnhA gene encoding ribonuclease HI encodes MPAADADPKPEVILYTDGGCSGNPGPGGWAFILIHPASGKKIEQSGGEAETTNNRMELQAVVEGLKTLKRPTHVELMTDSVYVGKGLSEWMPKWKSNGWRRKEGTSWKEVKNVDLWKLLDALYNEHFVKYTRVAGHSGHPENDRCDELAVAAYQKFLRR; translated from the coding sequence ATGCCTGCTGCCGACGCCGATCCCAAACCGGAAGTGATTCTCTATACCGACGGCGGTTGCAGCGGCAATCCCGGCCCCGGCGGTTGGGCCTTCATCCTGATCCACCCTGCCTCGGGCAAGAAGATCGAACAATCAGGCGGAGAAGCCGAAACGACCAACAACCGCATGGAGCTCCAAGCGGTCGTCGAAGGCTTGAAGACGCTCAAACGGCCGACGCATGTCGAACTGATGACCGATAGCGTTTACGTCGGCAAAGGGTTGAGCGAATGGATGCCGAAATGGAAGTCGAACGGCTGGCGACGCAAAGAGGGTACGAGTTGGAAAGAGGTGAAGAACGTCGACCTCTGGAAACTCCTCGACGCGCTCTACAACGAACACTTCGTCAAATACACGCGCGTTGCCGGCCATAGTGGACATCCGGAGAACGACCGCTGCGACGAATTGGCCGTAGCGGCGTATCAGAAGTTTCTCCGCCGCTAG
- a CDS encoding HAMP domain-containing protein, protein MSYRSFKRVLGETSLERKCRFLFGASLLVLIAASFFVYGRRTEDLVYQENPTRGRLLVDTILALVHWEKMEANEDFKPVIRDLSKTWQVNKFDQSFIRPDKVAKGDQQVDEFERAFLRQAVQGLTIDATKANTALPDDEKKVIKEQRFVDGGRRYEYFQAVYAAQSCVGCHRALDPTRELFDGDLLAVAKISIENSSTQRKVNENRAVLLACAIVTVFLAMVASWVIVRYVIVKPLKHLRDVSDEISLGNITQRADIHTGDEFEALATAFNRMLRHLVDTQHEIRKTNETLDAKVDELAQLNMRLFELNRLKSDFLATMSHELRTPLNSIIGFSEVLGSIASLDDKQKRYVVNIQKSGKVLLDMINDILDLAKIESGKMELRLTEFPIAHVVSAQCDSVRPLSEKKNIDLNVDIAATDEPLYQDQNKLQQVLNNLLSNAIKFTPEGGRIHVVARRSGDGMLEMVVTDTGVGIAESDQAAIFEKFRQGTTISSAGDAMTREYSGTGLGLSIVKELCKLLGGEITLHSELGKGSEFTARLPWRYRDPRHGPTLGDSIDGLTLEAMAREDAVSNGASGPAHSIAPSPSLGIGDP, encoded by the coding sequence ATGAGTTATCGCTCCTTCAAACGGGTTCTCGGCGAAACGAGCTTGGAGCGGAAGTGCCGCTTCTTGTTCGGCGCCAGCTTGCTCGTGCTCATCGCGGCGAGCTTCTTCGTCTACGGCCGACGCACGGAAGATCTCGTTTATCAAGAGAATCCGACCCGGGGCCGGCTGCTCGTCGACACGATCTTGGCTCTCGTTCACTGGGAGAAGATGGAAGCGAATGAAGACTTCAAGCCGGTCATCCGCGACCTGAGCAAGACTTGGCAAGTGAACAAGTTCGACCAGAGTTTCATTCGGCCCGACAAGGTGGCGAAGGGGGATCAACAGGTCGACGAATTCGAGCGAGCGTTCCTTCGCCAAGCGGTTCAAGGACTCACGATCGACGCGACCAAGGCGAATACAGCTCTGCCCGACGATGAAAAGAAGGTCATTAAGGAACAGCGCTTCGTCGACGGGGGCCGGCGATACGAATACTTTCAAGCGGTGTATGCCGCGCAGAGTTGCGTCGGCTGTCATCGCGCACTCGACCCGACACGCGAACTCTTCGACGGCGACCTGCTGGCCGTCGCGAAGATCAGCATCGAGAACAGCTCGACCCAGCGGAAGGTGAACGAGAACCGCGCCGTGTTGTTGGCTTGCGCCATCGTCACCGTGTTTCTGGCGATGGTCGCATCGTGGGTGATCGTGCGGTATGTGATCGTGAAGCCGCTCAAGCACTTGCGCGACGTCAGCGACGAAATCAGCTTGGGCAACATCACGCAACGAGCCGACATTCACACCGGTGACGAATTCGAAGCCCTCGCGACGGCATTCAACCGCATGTTGCGGCATTTGGTCGATACGCAGCATGAAATCCGCAAAACCAACGAAACGCTCGACGCCAAGGTCGACGAACTCGCGCAGCTCAACATGCGGTTGTTCGAGCTCAATCGCCTCAAGAGCGACTTCCTTGCCACGATGAGCCACGAATTGCGCACGCCGCTCAATAGCATCATCGGCTTCAGCGAAGTGCTCGGCTCGATCGCCTCGCTCGACGATAAGCAGAAGCGTTATGTCGTCAACATTCAAAAGTCGGGCAAGGTGCTGCTCGACATGATTAACGACATTCTCGACCTTGCGAAGATCGAGAGCGGCAAGATGGAGCTTCGACTCACGGAGTTTCCGATCGCGCACGTCGTGAGCGCCCAGTGCGATTCGGTTCGCCCGTTGAGCGAAAAGAAGAACATCGATCTCAACGTCGACATCGCCGCAACCGACGAGCCCCTCTATCAAGATCAGAACAAGCTCCAGCAGGTGTTGAACAACTTGCTGTCGAACGCGATTAAGTTCACGCCCGAAGGAGGGCGGATTCACGTCGTGGCGCGGCGCAGCGGCGACGGCATGCTCGAGATGGTCGTCACCGATACGGGGGTCGGCATCGCGGAGTCGGACCAAGCGGCGATTTTCGAGAAGTTTCGCCAAGGCACCACGATCTCGTCCGCGGGCGATGCGATGACCCGCGAGTATTCCGGCACCGGTTTAGGACTTTCGATCGTGAAGGAACTTTGCAAGTTGCTCGGCGGTGAAATCACGCTGCATAGCGAACTCGGCAAAGGCAGTGAGTTCACGGCGCGCCTGCCGTGGCGCTATCGCGACCCTCGCCACGGCCCGACGCTCGGCGACTCGATCGACGGCCTAACGCTGGAAGCAATGGCGCGTGAGGATGCCGTTTCCAACGGAGCTTCCGGCCCCGCGCATTCGATCGCCCCCTCCCCTTCCCTCGGCATCGGCGATCCGTAA